One segment of Callospermophilus lateralis isolate mCalLat2 unplaced genomic scaffold, mCalLat2.hap1 Scaffold_73, whole genome shotgun sequence DNA contains the following:
- the LOC143389375 gene encoding putative pleckstrin homology domain-containing family N member 1 — translation MDSTLDIQSPSIDSHINVFILLVIIHLPRCQLPNLEWLLVSAPLLVLCPSEDELRCWLYHLEKQMALVGGLWHCQSVPPQGPSGDELPWSLQRCLTWLWRASGRESVGSAICASRVKLQHLPSQEQWDLLLVLYPTSLAIFSEEPDGIAFKGELPLTAIHINLEEKQTHSFLISGQLIHTIRVVCASHEVYRHWLLCLQTVSRQDGVPLLLNPESFPGLQGPTQVTGGVRGSLSSDGWTRWDSGCPAPPSNRTSHSLPESSVLSTAGCPAPTQPAPVGRLGLECGPEAPEQPLEAPHSLLYADPYTPPATSHRRIADLRGLDEFLSAVQSSPGPEPCSPFPLVPVSVPVSGPCSGLSSSPGPPANHLVSKKGALQSRAARGHRGPIKDRGPQPPDSPQLVSPAREVLPSPLPPPSALTSTPADPWEQGQFQAKSSWVRPPGSA, via the exons TTACCCAACCTTGAATGGTTGTTAGTGTCCGCCCCACTCCTCGTTCTCTGTCCCAGTGAAGATGAGCTCCGCTGCTGGCTCTACCACTTGGAAAAGCAGATGGCCCTTGTCGGGGGACTGTGGCACTGCCAATCTGTGCCCCCGCAG GGCCCCTCAGGAGATGAGCTCCCCTGGTCCCTGCAGCGCTGTCTGACCTGGCTGTGGAGGGCATCTGGGCGTGAATCTGTGGGCAGTGCCATCTGTGCCTCAAGGGTCAAGCTGCAGCACCTGCCTTCACAg GAGCAGTGGGATCTGCTCCTGGTCCTGTACCCAACATCCCTGGCCATCTTCTCTGAGGAACCAGATGGGATTGCCTTTAAG GGGGAGTTGCCACTCACTGCCATCCACATCAACCTGGAAGAGAAGCAGACCCACTCGTTCCTGATCTCAG GCCAACTCATCCATACCATCCGGGTGGTGTGTGCCAGTCATGAAGTTTACCGCCACTGGCTGCTCTGCCTCCAGACTGTTTCCAGACAGGATGGGGTCCCCCTGCTGCTCAACCCTGAGAGCTTCCCAGGCCTGCAGGGACCCACACAG GTCACAGGTGGTGTCCGAGGCTCACTTTCCTCTGATGGATGGACCCGCTGGGATTCAGGGTGCCCAGCGCCCCCCTCCAACCGAACCAGCCACTCCCTCCCTGAGTCCTCAGTGCTGTCCACTGCAGGCTGCCCTGCTCCTACCCAGCCTGCGCCT GTGGGCAGGCTGGGCCTGGAGTGTGGCCCAGAGGCCCCCGAGCAGCCCCTGGAGGCACCACATTCCCTGCTGTATGCTGATCCCTACACCCCACCTGCCACTTCCCATCGCAGGATTGCAGATCTCAGGGGCCTGGATGAG TTCCTCAGTGCAGTACAAAGCTCGCCTGGACCAGAGCCTTGCAGCCCATTCCCCTTGGTCCCTGTGTCTGTGCCTGTCTCTGGTCCCTGCTCTGGACTCTCCAGCTCTCCTGGCCCCCCAGCTAACCATTTGGTCTCCAAGAAAGGAGCCCTGCAGTCCCGAGCTGCTCGGGGACACCGGGGTCCCATCAAGGACCGGGGTCCACAGCCCCCAGATTCCCCTCAGCTG GTCTCCCCTGCCAGGGAAGTGTTACCCAGCCCTCTGCCACCTCCCTCAG CCTTGACCTCCACACCAGCTGACCCATGGGAGCAGGGACAATTCCAAGCCAAGTCCTCATGGGTGAGGCCACCAGGTTCTGCCTGA